Part of the Chelmon rostratus isolate fCheRos1 chromosome 10, fCheRos1.pri, whole genome shotgun sequence genome is shown below.
AAAGGAATTGAATTAACAATTACAATAAAAGGGTCTGACATTTTGTTGAGACCGTGGTAGgttgtgtgtctcacaaagaaGTTGAAATTTCAATCACATTTGCTGCCACAGATTAAGTCTAAATTGGTGAAGGTGAAGTAAAACATAAAGCACTAAATTTATGaacaaaatggcacaaaaatcAACCTTCATGTGACCCCCCTAATTAAGCATATGAGAAGAACAAGAATTTTATTGGTGACAATACTGTTTTAATGCCTGTGTGCAAGATGAAACCTCCTttccctcatcctccctctctcctcctctctgtcataTTACAGTAATAGAGCTGTCAGCTGAGATTGCAGCCCTTCAGACTGCAGTGTTGAACACCAGACAGGAGCTGAAGCACAGcatgaaagacaaacacattctcCAGGAGAACGCCTCAGCAGCACACAAGGTGGCAGACTAAATAACTCGCATCGAGTCACACTGGACCTGATCTGAGAAGCACCTGTGGCCACAGAGAGTGACGGATTATGCTTCAGGGCCAGTGGAACTCAACAGTGATCCCCCTGGTGAAGATTACAGATGAAGCAGTGATGTAGCTGCTAGTAGATGATGTTTGATCTTGTGGCGTTTTGACTGTCTCACTCTTATACGTGTTGCCCgttgatgtgtttgtgaataTTCTCTTTTAGGAATTACTCAGGCTCAATAAAATCTTTGTTGTATACTGTAAAGAtgaattattattcatttactCTTAACAAGTTAATGATTAATACAATTGATTTGGTAGTAACACAGTTGTGAATTCTGGTCattgttttagacattttaaataaGTTTTTAGTAAGTATATTGTGCTCCTGATCCTCTTCTCCAAAAGGTGAATAATCAAACATATTGATTAGAATATAAATTATGTATGCTGATTATCTTGATTAGAAATACACAATGACGTCTATAATAcacattgtttttatgtttatgttaaCTACTTTACTTATTTGTAAAGCGTTGGTAAATTCCTTGTTGACATTCATAAATCAGCTAATTGTAAGTTCCACAGTCTTTATGCATCGATATACATAAAGTTATAAAATGTTCAATTTTGAATAGCTGCTTCTCAGACGGAAGTatgttttcttctattttcaGTACATAAATTCCTAATTCCAAATCTTATTACAAGTGTTATAAAGGAGAGGAAAACGGTCCCCTCTtatgtctcacacacaccaaacacagcaCCCTAATTGAAAACATTTGACCGAGCGCCACCACCCTCACATCCAAGCGGCTTGGCTGGGGACAGCCGAACATTACCGGGAACAGTCGAAACGGATCGAAACTCCCGTTTATTGTGTGTACTTCCTGCTTCAATTACAATACTGTGTGTTAGCCTGAATTGCCTCCATGAGACACAccgctctgcctcctcctcagtcGCGTCCGAACGACGGATGGGAGCGCGGAAACAACGGATGTCGCCTCTATCATATTATTGATGTTTCCAGACATCCGCAGCAGCCCGCGTAGCCGGATTGTGGCCGATTTCGGACGCGCAGGCGTCGCAACTCCTGCTTGGAATTAAATTTTCTTTTGTCTGCGCAACTGGCCGCAACATTTTTTTGATGTGTGATCAGGGATTGGGAAGTAAACACGCCGGCCTGCGCTCATGATCAGAGGCGAGGTGATACTGATACCTCAGACTCAGATCGTCCTTGATCGCAAGTTGATTTCACTTCGGAGCAGAGGGACCGCGCGATCCAATGGCGTCAGTTTCGAAGGTGTCTATTCTGGATTACTTTAATATTGTGTTTGAAGGTGAAAATGGCAAAATCGAGTCCAACTGCAAGGCTTGTGGCACCCGAATCCAGGCGAAGCGGAGTGTCACGTCCAACTTCGTAACGCATCTCAAGGTAAtgacttgaaaatgaaatgctgttaACATGGAGGGACGTAGCATCTACACCAATTCCCAGTCTTATCATGTTTCTGTCAGCAACAGCTGGCCATACTGCATCTTTTTTCTGTATATTATCAGAGCCAGCTGTGTAAACCTGACTGTAAAGACAGTCTGTTGCTCCTCCACAAGAGGGGAATTTACCCATACTGCATTTTCCTTCATAAGGCATTAAGGTGTAGATATGTCTGCACCTAAACAGTGAATTAACTCTTCTTCCTGTCAACTAATAACATTGTTGTGCCCCCACActgcctctctccctttcaGCGGAAGCACCAGGCTATGTATGATGACTTTGTGAAAAGGAAGGATATGAAGAGAGAGGGCTACTCCTCTGGCTCCCTGCATAGTTTCACCGCCAATGGAGGGAATACCCGCTACACTCTCCCCATCAGCacaggagtgggaggaggaggaggagcagcaggaggtgctggaggaacTGTATCCCTGGagggaggagtaggaggaggcTCTGGAGGAGGAGTGACCAAGTTTGACAGACATGACCCACGTCAGGTGTGTGTTAGAGTCCCGTCATCGCCTGAGATGCCAATAACCGGGCTGCCATTTATGAAATCTTACAAGAGTTTCATTGTTAATAGTGTGGTTGCAATGGAGCCTtaataaaatcatttattttgtttgttgtgtagGTTCTGATCTCTGAGGCTATAGCCAAGATGATTGTGCGTGATCTACAGCCAGTGTCCATAGTGGAAAATCAAGgcttcagagagctgctgcagctcctggagCCGCGGTACACTCCTGAGCGCCAGCACTACATCCAGAGCCAGCTCCTCCCCGCCTACGCCTACCAGGCCCAGCTAGCAACCCGTCAGGCCCTGGCCTCGACGCACGCCCTCAGTCTCAGCCTGGATCTCTGGAGGGGCTTGACTGGAGCCACTTCAGGGTAAGGAGGTAAAATCAACCTGAAACAAAAAGATTCCCACTTGGTTTGATTCCCTCACTGATGAGTccacttctctctgtctccctctgtgtagGTACCTCGGTGTCACCTGCCATTTCCTCACGTCTGATTGGCAGATGTGTTCAGCTCTTCTGGCGTGCCTGCCCCTGACAGGGGGCAGCTCTGGGAATCGTGTGCTTTCAGATTTTGATGAAGTATGCCACTCTCATGGCGTGTCAGGGAGAGCATTTCGTGTTGTTGCGGACCCTTTACTGGCTACAACAACAGTAAAGCCACGTGGTCTACCTGGTTTCCTGATTTCACCTCTTCTCGCTAATGGGCAAAacgaagatgatgatgaagaggtggACAATAATAACAGCGTGGAGGAAGGGATCAGGAATGGCCATGGCGACGGTGGAGAGGAAGCAGAATGGGAGGACTCGTGGGAGCAGGGTCTGGGTGTTTGTCGGGTGGACtgtttctctcgctctctcgaGCAGTGTGTCAGTGAGGGGTTACGCTCCTGtcctcagctctcctccacGCTGGCCAAGGCTGGCTGTTTCTACAACTACATTACCTCTGCCGTCCCACCTGAGAAACTTACTCAGGTGTTTGATGGTCCTGGGCTGATCATGGGGGGACCAGGAAATACCCCTCCTGCAGCAAGAGACTGGGCTGCTCAGCTTAAGGTATGTATTATTACTCCGCCATAGTATACAGGTAGCACTTGACTTACTTTAACTCCCCCTGTTTAGCATTTCTAAGTAGAATGTAGACACTAGATTATTTATGACACACAAAGTTGTGAGTGGGATGTTTTTAAGTACCAGTATGTAGTATGTGTCTGTAATGTTGTTACTCTCAAAGCTGGATTATGTAGCTGTTTCAGCAAGATTTTAATTATGAGAATGAGAGATGTGAGCTTTTTGGGGGGTACAAAGTCGAAAGTGTGTTTCCGTAgctttcaatttttttttgtttcatctttgGCGCAGGTGCTTCGGCGGCTGCTGGACTCAGTGGAGTTCCTGGAGGAGATGAGTGGTCCAGGGGAGCTGGCGCTgggtggagcagagagagcCCTGCTGAGGGAGCTCACTGACACCTTGGAGCCCTTCACCGAGGCGTGGGACATGGTGCATggggacagacaggcagacgtgcagacagacagacatgtgtCCATCAGCCTGGCTCTGCCGTGTGTTCTGGGCCTCCGTAAGCATCTCTCAGAGACGTCAACCCCCCACTGCCCCTCTCTCCTGGTGGGCCTCAGCCAGGCTTTAGAGAGTCGGCTGGCCCCTATCCTGGAGGACCCCCTCTACATCACTGCCACCACCCTGGACCCCCAGTTCAAGCTCACATGGAGCAGCAACCCTGACTGGCACAGACAGGTTCTCATAGAGGAGTTATCCAAACATTCCACAGCCTCCAGCCCCATAGACCCCAGCACAGACCTACATCCTCAATCCCAGACCCCTCCAGCCCCAGCTCCATCGCCTGTCTCCTCACTTTCTCGACCCTGTAAGCTCTTCTCCTTCATCAAGCAGAGACCCGCAACACAGGCCAAGAGCCTAGAGCAGGAGCTGGCTATCTACCTACGAGAGGAGCCCACGGACGAGGAGGCGTTGCATTACTGGCGGCGTAAAGCAATTGACTTTCCTCTACTCGCGCAGGTGGCCAAAAGGGCGGTCACCATACCTGCTTGTGGCACTGTGGTGGAGGGCATTTTCACCAGTGCTGGGCGCTGCCTGCAGCCAGAGAGAGGCCGCATCTTACCAAAGAACCTGGAGACGCTCATCTACCTCAAAGCTAATTACAGATTATTATGGACTTAAAGCTAAGAGTCAAGCATTTCTTTAACCCAAATAGCAACTGACGGCTTTATACCTGCAGCAGAGTTACTTATTGGATACTAACCTCTGTTCCTTCATAAGGGAACTGAGCTAGCAACATAACGTAGTCCTCATACTACACATCAGGTGGAATTACCTACCCATAATTTCAGAGCAGAGGCTCAGTCTCCATCCAGGTTTTTCCAGACTGCAGACTGTAGGTGTGGATTGCCATCTGTTTGCCATGTAGCCTGCATACGGACTATCATACCACATGCTGTGGAGAGAGGGGACTAGAAGCAGATCAATACTAAGGCATTTACTTTGACATTATTTTGCCAGACAACCACAAGACCACAAAGCCCCCACTTTCTATCCGCCCACCCCCAAAGACAGCTTGTGTCTGTACCAGCCAGCCCtgacataaaaacaataacCGAATGGTCAATTACTGCATACTGTAGCAtatgatttattttcagtgatatACGCTAACCCTAGAGGTTCTGACTAATGcatttgatgttgtttttcaaGGAAGGCATCAGCTGCTAAACGATGTGTCAGTGCATAATCCACTTATTCTTTATTCTCTGTATGTATGCCTCATCACTGGGACATCATAATAAATGAGTTTCACTTCTGAAATGCAGGGTTGTGTGCAGTTTGCAGATGTGAGTGCACTCACGCATGTATGCAGGTTGCACACCATTATTTTTTGACAGTGGAGAAACGCTGAAATCTGCCTTATGTGTCTCATTTTTTGACCCTAATTCAGTTATATTTTCCTCTGCCACTCCTTTATAACTCCATGTGTGCTCTTTCAGAGTGGAGgtcaatttcatttcattttctttatcagggcttttttttttcctttttcaatttCATGTCCAATTCTACTTCTGAACTTTTTGGAATGGAAATGGGTTTGACCCCGCTTCTGCCCCAGAAAACTGGCAGAGGATGTCTGCATGTGGCATAACAGAGGCTTTTGCTTTGTCTGACCTCGCTGAAGTATTTTGAAAGCACTTTGCAGGGCCTCGCTTTGAAGCAGAGACTCTGaatgttgcagtgtgtgttcgTCTTTATTCAGGGAATCTGTTACTCTGTGGCTGGGCCAGTGGGGAAGCAGGGTAATTGCATGTAATTCCATTACAGTTAAATTTGAGTCAGCAGGAAGGCGGCAGCCACATCCTACATGGTCCTTTTGTCCAAAGCCAACTAGGCTCACAAAATCTTATTATTAAAGTACTTAGAAATAAATGGCAGGAAACAATATGTAGCTACTGTCCTCTTGCTCTCTAATGCTGCATCAGGAAGGACAAACTGCTTCGATGAATTGATGAATGTTTTGTGATTAATAGGAAAAAGTAAGACAACAGCATCAATCAATTTGAGGATGCCTGGCTGCGAAGGAATTGCAATAGATCTGATTAGGAAGACTGTCACAAGGATTACATCTATTGTTCACCAACTGCAGAACAACTTCAGTGCGGTGTTACTGTTTGTTGTTCTTGAAAACCACTTCAGAGGGTGTGTGTTAATCTGTGTGAGATACAATGAGATTTCCCTCATAGATCATAATAATCAAAGATTGCTGTGATCTTAATGATTATCACCCCAGGACGTCTCTGTGGATTTAGATGTGTTGCTAGATATCCATGTGGAAGCGTCAGTGTGTTCATCTttggaaagtgtgttttttgctcATCCCCATGGGGTGTGTTGTTGTTCCTGAGTGAATGTGGAGCAGCTTGAAGCGTCTCCCCT
Proteins encoded:
- the si:dkey-109j17.5 gene encoding zinc finger BED domain-containing protein 4, whose amino-acid sequence is MASVSKVSILDYFNIVFEGENGKIESNCKACGTRIQAKRSVTSNFVTHLKRKHQAMYDDFVKRKDMKREGYSSGSLHSFTANGGNTRYTLPISTGVGGGGGAAGGAGGTVSLEGGVGGGSGGGVTKFDRHDPRQVLISEAIAKMIVRDLQPVSIVENQGFRELLQLLEPRYTPERQHYIQSQLLPAYAYQAQLATRQALASTHALSLSLDLWRGLTGATSGYLGVTCHFLTSDWQMCSALLACLPLTGGSSGNRVLSDFDEVCHSHGVSGRAFRVVADPLLATTTVKPRGLPGFLISPLLANGQNEDDDEEVDNNNSVEEGIRNGHGDGGEEAEWEDSWEQGLGVCRVDCFSRSLEQCVSEGLRSCPQLSSTLAKAGCFYNYITSAVPPEKLTQVFDGPGLIMGGPGNTPPAARDWAAQLKVLRRLLDSVEFLEEMSGPGELALGGAERALLRELTDTLEPFTEAWDMVHGDRQADVQTDRHVSISLALPCVLGLRKHLSETSTPHCPSLLVGLSQALESRLAPILEDPLYITATTLDPQFKLTWSSNPDWHRQVLIEELSKHSTASSPIDPSTDLHPQSQTPPAPAPSPVSSLSRPCKLFSFIKQRPATQAKSLEQELAIYLREEPTDEEALHYWRRKAIDFPLLAQVAKRAVTIPACGTVVEGIFTSAGRCLQPERGRILPKNLETLIYLKANYRLLWT